TACACTCTCTCAAATATTTTTGTGCATCAGTGAtgttttttgttcatttgttgaAGAATTCATCATCAGAAGACATTGTTGAAGAGGGTGTTTGTGTACCAAGATTAAAAAGGACTAGAAGTGTTATAgtaagtgtgcgtcattttttttttagaagcGGATTAATTCAGCTTCACTGGCATGTTCATTCATatcttttttgtgtttttttctgaaatctcatacttttatttatcaaatgaattgcaaaatgaatagaaatatagtccagacattgacaaggtagaaataatgtttttttttttttttttttgaaataattttctactttaaactttgctttcgtcaaagaatgctcccttagcagcaattacagcattgcagacctttggcattctagctgttaatttgctgaggtaatctggagaaatttcaccccatgcttccagaagccgctcccacaagtttgattgggttgatgggcacttttttcgtaccatacggtcaagctgctcccacaacaactcaatggggttgagatctggtgactgcgctggcctctccattaccgataaaacatcagctgcctgcttcttcattgtcctgttgcaggatgaaattggctccaatcaagcgctgtccacagggtatggcatggtggcatggtgttgcaaaatggagtgatagccttccttattcaaaatcccttttaccttgtacaaatctcccactttaccagcaccaaagcaaccccagaccatcacattacctccaccatgtttgacagatctTTTCagatccagcatcttttcagttgttctgcgtctcacaaatgttcgtctgtgtgatccaaacacctcaaactttgatttgtctgtccataacacttttttccaatcttcctctgtccaatgtctgtgttcttttgcccgtattaatctttttcttttattagccagtctcagatatggctttttctttgccactctgccctgaaggccagcatcccggagtcacCTCTTCACtttagacgttgacactggcgttttgcgggtactatttaatgaagctgccagttgaggacctgtgaggcgtcgatttctcaaacttgagactctaatgtacttgtcttcttgctcagttgtgcagcggggccttccacttctccttctactctggttagagcctgtttgtgctctcctctgaagggagtaatacacaccattgtaggaaatcatACAAGAataacaagaatagactgttgagtttcaattgaaagttgtctttttctggccattttgtgagtttaatcgaaccaacaattgtaatgctccagattctcaactagcttaaaggaaggtcagttttatagcttctctaatcagcaaaactgttttgagctgtgctaacctacttgcacaagggttttcaagggttttctaaatatccaaaaGCCTTCTTacacagcaaacacaatgtaccattagaacactggagtgatggttgttggaaatgggtctccatacatctatgtagatattgcattaaaaaccagacgtttacagctagaatagtcatttaccacattaataatgtatagagtgtgtatttgatgcatttattgttagctaaattgaaaaaaaattgcttttctttcaaaaataagaacatttctaagtgacctcaaacttttgaacggtagtgtacatGCCATGACATTTACTTTAAAATGGTGGAAAATGTGAAGCTGCATTTTTTTATGGAAATTCTTAAATATTCCAAAAATCATGTAGGAGATAAATGCTTGTTATATGAACAGATTTTATTCTTTGAAGCTTACTGTCTTCAAAATTGAATAAATTATCTTGTAATTTTTTAGATGAGGGAGTTCAATCCTGAAGAGTCAGATGAGCTGTTTGATTCTACTGCAGACAGTGAAGAGGAGTACATTCCTAACTCTAGAGAGGAAAGCAATGAGAGTAGTTCAGAGAGTAGCATGTCCCTTAAACCTCTGAAACATAGCCGTCCATGTTCCACATCTGAAGCTCTCCACTCTAAATCTAGTCTTGATAGCACACCTTTAGGTGTCATGGGTGTTGAAGAGGGAGACAGTCATGAAGTCATGGATATAGGTGAGAGGCCCGGCAAACGTCAAGTGATGGAGAGTGATGGAGGCTCCAGCAGCTCTGAGCTTATGCAACAAGAAGAGACAGTAGTAGTTAATGCAGTCAAAAGACAGTGTGATGGTCGTAGAGTATATGACAAGAAACATTACTGTCTGTTTTGTTTGAAACCTTTTAGTAAAATAGCAAGACATTTGCAGTATGTCCATTCCAACGAAAGAGAAGTGGCTGTAGCATGCAGTTTTCCAAAGGCTTCCAAACAGAGAAAAATGCATTTGGATGATTTACGTCGCAGAGGGAACTATGTCCATAATGCTGCTGTAATTAAAACCGGCAATGGTGAACTGGTTCCATGTAAACGACCACCAAAGAAAGCACAAGGCACTGACTTCATGCATTGTGCATATTGCCAAGGGTTATTCACCAGGATTGTTCTTTGGAGACACGTGAAGGTCTGCAAGCTACGCCCTGAAGACTGTAATGCAAAACCTGGGAAAAACCGAGTCCAGTCTCTCTGTGCATTCACACAGCCTGTACCTTCACACATAAGCAAAGCACTATGGAAGACTTTAAGTGTCATGAATGCAGATGAAATCACAGCTACTGTCAAAAATGATAGCTGCATCATTCAGCTAGGAGAACATTTGCTGAACAAAGGTGGATCAACTGCCAAGACTAAGGCATGCATACGACAGAAGTTGCGAGAATTAGGAAAACTACTGATAGCTGGCAAAAAGGTTGCATCCCTGAAGACAATAGAAGATTTCATAGACCCACAAAACTACATGAAAATGGTTTTAGCTGTCCGACACACTTGTGGATATAATAGCGAAACTAACACATACAAAACTCCTTCTCTAGCAAAGAAACTTGGAATAAGCCTAATGAAGCTAAGCAAACTTGTGAAAGCTAAAGCTTTGATTGAAAAAGACCACTGCTTAGCACAGAAACTCAGTAGCTTTCAAGAAATACATACAGAACGGTGGTGTGAATTGATTTCTGCAACAGCGGCACGAAATCTTGAGGAGTCAAAGTGGAATGCCCCCACAGTTTTGCCTTTTACAGAAGATGTGCAAAAACTTCATGCATTTCTCAATAAAATGCAAGATGAATCCATCAAGCAATTATCATCAGAGCCCACAGCAAAATATTGGTCTGACCTTGCACAGGTCATGTTGACTCAGATCATTCTTTTTAACCGCCGTAGAGAGGGAGAAGTATCAAGTATGCCCCTATCCACTTTCTTATCCAGGGACACCAGTGATCCACATGGTGATATAGATTGGGCCCTTTCTGAAGTTGAGAAAAAACTCTGCAGACATTTCTCCAGAATTGTAACTAGAGGGAAAAGAGGACGTCCAGTCCCTATTCTTTTAACGCCTAAAATGTTGAGTGCATTAGAACTGCTGGTTAAGAACAGAGACACATGTGGAGTGTTGAAAGACAACGTGTACCTGTTTGCTCGGCCATCAGCAATGTCCCATTACAGAGGCTCAGACTGTATCCGCAGCTTTGCAAAGTCTTGTAATGCAAGCAGTCCTGGTGCACTGACATCCACAAAACTACGGAAGCATGCTGCCACTCTTTCTACAGTTCTAAACTTGAAGGACACAGACATGGATCAGTTAGCAAACTTCCTGGGGCATGACATCAGAATTCATAGGGAATACTATCGCCTTCCTGAGAAGACCCTCCAACTTGCAAAAGTCAGTAAAATTCTGATGGCATTAGAACAAGGGAGACTTGGGGACTTCAAGGGCAAGAATTTGGATGAGATCAATATTGACCCAAATGGTATATAACAAtgtacctctgtctctcttattATCCaatcattcattaattcagtcATGCAACAGTACAGATGTTTTAATGTTGCAACCTATGAgccttatttacttatttatcaATACATTGTTTTTCAATCTCCACAGAGGAGATTGAGGTCATTGATGATGAAGGAAAAAGTGAGGAAGAGGTTGGAAATGTTGAAGAACTTGAAGGTATGCAATTTCAGATTTTCATGATTTTGCAGTAATTGGAATGGGATTTCAAATGGGATTTGTAGGGGTTtcacatatattacaaatagTACATAAAATTGACTTAAGTTATTAATGAGGCTCATTAAATCTGTCTCATTAATTAACTTGTATTTCATCAAAACAAAATCAGAATCACAATCTTTAATTCTTAACTAAAGCAGCTCCAGGACCAGACCTAAACACCCCATCTTGCACAGGTAATTGCTATGAAACTATAAGATTTTAGTATTATTTTGTAGACAAACATGGATATGATACATATTGTTGAAACATTTTTAGATGTAATTGTAATGTTGAAAATATAATAGTTGAAATATAATATTGAAAACTGTTAATGTTGAAAACTTTCAGCAAAAGCAACACACGAAGGGTCACGTGAAACACCGGTTCCACTGTTTGACACTGCAGTTGTGTCCCAGGCACACAGTAAGAATTCCCTTCAGATACTTTCAGTTAAAGTGATGTTTTGTTTCTCAATGTGTTTGCCACACATCGTTGTAATGCCCAGTCAAACTTGCGTTTTATGAGAGTTTTACAACATTATTGAAATAGTTTAACTAACTCCTTATTTACCTCATCATACTCCATTTGCTTTTATATCAATATTTATTTCTCACATTTAGGTAAAACATCAAcccagaaaaaaagaaaagcttggGAAGTCGAGGAGATCCAGGCTGTGGAAAGACATCTCAAACACTTTATTATTTCATGTCGTGTCCCAGGGAAGGCAGTCTGTGAGAGATGCATAAGTGCTGAGCCTTTAGCACTTAAAAACAGAGACTGGCAAAGTGTCAAATTCTTTGTTCACAATCGCATTGTGGCTTACAAAAGAGGCAAAAATTAGAacgttaaatgtttttttctaaatTAACAGATGTAAACATCAATGGTCGTactttttggggtttttttttctacattctacatggtgtgtaggtggtgtgtgggtggtgtgtaggtggtgtgtgggtggtgtgtatgtggtgtatgggtggtgtgtatgtggtgtatgggtggtgtgtgggtggtgtgtaggtggtgtgtaggtggtgtgtaggtggtgtgtaggtggtgtgtaggtggtgtatgggtggtgtgtgggtggtgtatgggtggtgtgtatgtggtgtgtggttggtgtgtatgtggtgtgtggttggtgtgtagttggtgtgtgggtggtgtatgggtggtgtgtaggtggccTCAGTGTATTATTTTTAGGGCATTGGAAAAGCCATAAGGCATGTCATAATTTGTGCAGTAAAACCAAAAGCTGCTATTTTTTCACACTACTTTAGTTATACTGTACAGCTCTGCTGTTGACTCCTGTCACActtttgttttatatattattttttgtaaCTGGCCTTGACAGAAATAAAAAAGGGAGTCATTCACAGATGTAAACATCAACGGTCGtactttttgggttttttttttctacattctacatggtgtgtgggtggtgtatgggtggtgtgtgggtggtgtatgggtagtgtgtaggtggtgtatgggtggtgtgtaggtggtgtgtggttggtgtgtaggtggtgtatgggtggtgtgtaggtggtgtatgggtggtgtgtgggtggtgtatgggtggtgtgtaggtggccTCAGTGTATTATTTTTAGGTCATTGGAAAAGCCATAAGGCATGTCATAATTTGTGCAGTAAAATCAAAAACTGCTATTTTTTCACACTACTTTAGTTATACTGTACAGCTCTGCTGTTGACTCCTGTCACActtttgttttatatattattttttgtaaCTGGCCTTGACAGAAATAAAAAAGGGAGTCATTCACAGATGTAAACATCAACGGTCGTACTTTTTGGGTTTGTTTTTTCTACATTCTacatggtgtgtgggtggtgtgtaggtggtgtgtaggtggtgtgtggttggtgtgtgggtggtgtgtgggtggtgtgtaggtggtgtatgggtggtgtgtggttggtctgtaggtggtgtgtgggtggtgtgtgggtggccTCAGTGTATTATTTTTAGGGCATTGGAAAAGCCATAAGGCATGTCATAATTTGTGCAGTAAAATCAAAAACTGCTATTTTTTCACACTACTTTAGTTATACTGTACAGCTCTTGCTGTTGACTCCTGTCACActtttgttttatatattattttttgtaaCTGGCCTTGACAGAAATAAAAAAGGGAGTCATTCACAGATGTAAACATCAACGGTCGtactttttgggtttttttttttctacattctacatggtgtgtgggtggtgtgtgggtggtgtgtgggtggtgtgtgggtggtgtgtaggtggtgtgtgggtggtgtgtgggtggtgtgtaggtggccTCACTATTATTTTTAGGGCATTGGAAAAGCCATAAGGCATGTCATAATTTGTGCAGTAAAATCAAAAACTGCTATTTTTTCACACTACTTTAGTTATACTGTACAGCTCTGCTGTTGACTCCTGTCACActtttgttttatatattattttttgtaaCTGGCCTTGACAGAAATAAAAAAGGGAGTCATTCGTTACACAAGATGGctttttgtatgcatttatttgtgtgtgtatgtatgtatatatatatattttcgtttttaaatgtcccCGTGATGTTTTTTAACTAATTGATCTGTGTGTACTGTCCCCATTATGTTACATACACATATGCTAATTTCTGTGTTATGCAAATCAGATCCTAAGTCCCCATTTGACATGCTGGTAACACACTGGGATACTTACTTGGTTAAATCAAAAATCTAAGATGACAATTGTATTTGTAGATTTTAATTATGCATGCCTGATTTTTTTCACATCTATAGAACCACAGGAAAGTGGTGTCCCCGAAAAGCATGTGCTTGACTAGTGTCCCCACCAAGAGATTAAtacaagaatgtgtgtgtgtgtgtgtgtgtgtgtgtgtgtgtgtgtgtgtagataaagCATGATAGTGTGTAATTGTAGTGTGTAACCTGTTGGAGCAGGTACAGTTACAGCCACTGTTTGACATTACCAATTTTCCTGGTTCTCCttttctctgtccctgtctgtttctacagttcCTCTGGTTAAGTCAGGTGCTTGACATGTCACATCTCACAGCACTTCATTTCTGGAAAGCTAACTTGCACACTGCCTCCTCAGGTTGCTTCAAGTTCAAGTTTATATTAAAAGTGGCCTAATATGTGTACAAGAATGCTTATTAATTTCTTGCTGCATGCCCATGGTGTATGTCAGATGAAAAGGTAAATATGAGGATACAGTACAGagtattaatattttattagtaTTTTTTAATCTAAGTGAGTTTCTCAGTGTGATGTTAAGCCTTGCTTCACCTTTCAGTCATTT
The genomic region above belongs to Brachyhypopomus gauderio isolate BG-103 chromosome 3, BGAUD_0.2, whole genome shotgun sequence and contains:
- the LOC143510359 gene encoding uncharacterized protein LOC143510359 isoform X1; translation: MPRRISPLQDAINHVVTMTDKTSKMDVKYINPQKGRGVFSLAPFSKGDFVVEYRGDLIDFSEARRRRKLYHSSCTVFMFDFKWKGKMWCIDAAKEDGSFGRLVNDDHKHPNCRMKMTEVEGRPHLCLYAIEDIKEGDEIAYDYGGKDWPWRKKMTDKDTHFESNAQENRQQLESGSTLATCSSAHEPMTDKDTHFESNAQENRQQLESGSTLATCSSAHEPMTDKDTHFESNAQENRQQLESGSTLATCSSAHEPMTDKDTHFESNAQENRQQLESGSTLATCSSAHEPMTDKDTHFESNAQENRQQLESGSTLATCSSAHEPMTDKDTHFESNAQENRQQLESGSTLATCSSAHEPMTDKDTHFESNAQENRQQLESGSTLATCSSAHEPMTDKDTHFESNAQENRQQLESGSTLATCSSAHEPMTDKDTHFESNAQENRQQLESGSTLATCSSAHEPMTDKDTHFESNAQENRQQLESGSTLATCSSAHEPMTDKDTHFESNAQENRQQLESGSTLATCSSAHKPMIYYNPKMTARISPVSRQLEPMKDHAIDITSGQNSSSEDIVEEGVCVPRLKRTRSVIMREFNPEESDELFDSTADSEEEYIPNSREESNESSSESSMSLKPLKHSRPCSTSEALHSKSSLDSTPLGVMGVEEGDSHEVMDIGERPGKRQVMESDGGSSSSELMQQEETVVVNAVKRQCDGRRVYDKKHYCLFCLKPFSKIARHLQYVHSNEREVAVACSFPKASKQRKMHLDDLRRRGNYVHNAAVIKTGNGELVPCKRPPKKAQGTDFMHCAYCQGLFTRIVLWRHVKVCKLRPEDCNAKPGKNRVQSLCAFTQPVPSHISKALWKTLSVMNADEITATVKNDSCIIQLGEHLLNKGGSTAKTKACIRQKLRELGKLLIAGKKVASLKTIEDFIDPQNYMKMVLAVRHTCGYNSETNTYKTPSLAKKLGISLMKLSKLVKAKALIEKDHCLAQKLSSFQEIHTERWCELISATAARNLEESKWNAPTVLPFTEDVQKLHAFLNKMQDESIKQLSSEPTAKYWSDLAQVMLTQIILFNRRREGEVSSMPLSTFLSRDTSDPHGDIDWALSEVEKKLCRHFSRIVTRGKRGRPVPILLTPKMLSALELLVKNRDTCGVLKDNVYLFARPSAMSHYRGSDCIRSFAKSCNASSPGALTSTKLRKHAATLSTVLNLKDTDMDQLANFLGHDIRIHREYYRLPEKTLQLAKVSKILMALEQGRLGDFKGKNLDEINIDPNEEIEVIDDEGKSEEEVGNVEELEAAPGPDLNTPSCTAKATHEGSRETPVPLFDTAVVSQAHSKTSTQKKRKAWEVEEIQAVERHLKHFIISCRVPGKAVCERCISAEPLALKNRDWQSVKFFVHNRIVAYKRGKN
- the LOC143510359 gene encoding uncharacterized protein LOC143510359 isoform X2, with the protein product MPRRISPLQDAINHVVTMTDKTSKMDVKYINPQKGRGVFSLAPFSKGDFVVEYRGDLIDFSEARRRRKLYHSSCTVFMFDFKWKGKMWCIDAAKEDGSFGRLVNDDHKHPNCRMKMTEVEGRPHLCLYAIEDIKEGDEIAYDYGGKDWPWRKKMTDKDTHFESNAQENRQQLESGSTLATCSSAHEPMTDKDTHFESNAQENRQQLESGSTLATCSSAHEPMTDKDTHFESNAQENRQQLESGSTLATCSSAHEPMTDKDTHFESNAQENRQQLESGSTLATCSSAHEPMTDKDTHFESNAQENRQQLESGSTLATCSSAHEPMTDKDTHFESNAQENRQQLESGSTLATCSSAHEPMTDKDTHFESNAQENRQQLESGSTLATCSSAHEPMTDKDTHFESNAQENRQQLESGSTLATCSSAHEPMTDKDTHFESNAQENRQQLESGSTLATCSSAHEPMTDKDTHFESNAQENRQQLESGSTLATCSSAHEPMTDKDTHFESNAQENRQQLESGSTLATCSSAHKPMIYYNPKMTARISPVSRQLEPMKDHAIDITSGQNSSSEDIVEEGVCVPRLKRTRSVIMREFNPEESDELFDSTADSEEEYIPNSREESNESSSESSMSLKPLKHSRPCSTSEALHSKSSLDSTPLGVMGVEEGDSHEVMDIGERPGKRQVMESDGGSSSSELMQQEETVVVNAVKRQCDGRRVYDKKHYCLFCLKPFSKIARHLQYVHSNEREVAVACSFPKASKQRKMHLDDLRRRGNYVHNAAVIKTGNGELVPCKRPPKKAQGTDFMHCAYCQGLFTRIVLWRHVKVCKLRPEDCNAKPGKNRVQSLCAFTQPVPSHISKALWKTLSVMNADEITATVKNDSCIIQLGEHLLNKGGSTAKTKACIRQKLRELGKLLIAGKKVASLKTIEDFIDPQNYMKMVLAVRHTCGYNSETNTYKTPSLAKKLGISLMKLSKLVKAKALIEKDHCLAQKLSSFQEIHTERWCELISATAARNLEESKWNAPTVLPFTEDVQKLHAFLNKMQDESIKQLSSEPTAKYWSDLAQVMLTQIILFNRRREGEVSSMPLSTFLSRDTSDPHGDIDWALSEVEKKLCRHFSRIVTRGKRGRPVPILLTPKMLSALELLVKNRDTCGVLKDNVYLFARPSAMSHYRGSDCIRSFAKSCNASSPGALTSTKLRKHAATLSTVLNLKDTDMDQLANFLGHDIRIHREYYRLPEKTLQLAKVSKILMALEQGRLGDFKGKNLDEINIDPNEEIEVIDDEGKSEEEVGNVEELEAPGPDLNTPSCTAKATHEGSRETPVPLFDTAVVSQAHSKTSTQKKRKAWEVEEIQAVERHLKHFIISCRVPGKAVCERCISAEPLALKNRDWQSVKFFVHNRIVAYKRGKN